In one Choloepus didactylus isolate mChoDid1 chromosome 1, mChoDid1.pri, whole genome shotgun sequence genomic region, the following are encoded:
- the LOC119510230 gene encoding uncharacterized protein KIAA1143-like yields MELANGPAEPTFLARFKERVGYREGPTVETKRIQPQLPDEDGDHSDKEDEQPQVVVLKKGDLSAEEVMKIKAEIKAAKADEEPAPADGRIMYRKPVKRPSDEKYSGLTASSKKKMANEDEINKDSVKKNSQKQIKNNSLLSFDNEDENE; encoded by the exons ATGGAG TTGGCTAACGGGCCCGCCGAGCCGACTTTCCTGGCTCGCTTCAAAGAAAGGGTCGGTTACAGGGAAGGACCCACTGTTGAGACCAAGAGAATCCAGCCTCAGCTCCCAGATGAAGATGGTGATCACAGCGACAAGGAAGATGAACAACCTCAAGTGGTGGTTTTGAAAAAGGGAGACCTATCAGCTGAAGAAGTCATGaaaattaaagcagagataaaggCTGCCAAAGCAGATGAAGAACCAGCTCCAGCTGATGGAAGAATCATGTATCGAAAACCAGTCAAGCGTCCCTCAGATGAAAAATATTCAGGTTTAACAGCAAgctcaaaaaagaaaatggcaaatgaagatgaaataaataagGACTCAGTTAAAAAGAActcacaaaagcaaataaaaaacaatagccTCCTTTCTTTTGAtaatgaagatgaaaatgaatAA